A portion of the bacterium genome contains these proteins:
- a CDS encoding transposase, producing the protein MSLRDTLSSYWAAIQGELFPWLDDCLGPLTERHRDIVTVLEFVRLESFLPYWSGLPGRPLSERVALARAFVAKAVLNLPTTRALIERLQADKVLRRICGYAQAGAVPSESTFSRAFAEFSASALPTRVHEALVKRTHVDQLVGHISRDSTVRRPSSGKRKRGRPHKGEERPKETRRIERQLGMTIHEMLDDLPTTCDVGTKKNAKGYKVSWNGYKLHADVADGCIPISCFLNSASLHDSQVAIPLATMTAARVTSLYDLMDAAYDCTEIKDHSRSLGHVPIIDINPRTKERKEELVLENKALKNVGHQLSEDVRYNERTTAERFNGCLKEEFGGNTVNVRGNAKVMCHLMFGVLTLTVHQLIRFVT; encoded by the coding sequence ATGTCACTGCGAGATACCTTATCCTCATACTGGGCAGCAATTCAAGGAGAACTTTTCCCGTGGCTTGACGACTGCCTTGGTCCTCTAACTGAACGACACAGGGATATCGTAACAGTTTTGGAATTCGTTCGGCTTGAATCTTTTTTGCCGTACTGGTCTGGCCTTCCAGGGCGTCCCCTTTCAGAACGAGTGGCGCTGGCGCGGGCCTTTGTCGCCAAGGCTGTACTCAATTTGCCAACGACCAGGGCTTTAATTGAGCGGCTGCAGGCAGACAAAGTTTTGCGACGCATTTGTGGCTATGCGCAGGCTGGGGCAGTTCCCAGCGAATCGACGTTCTCCCGGGCTTTTGCCGAGTTTTCCGCCAGCGCTCTTCCGACTCGGGTTCATGAGGCGTTGGTAAAGAGGACGCATGTTGATCAATTGGTGGGCCATATCTCGCGCGACAGCACTGTTCGGCGGCCATCTTCGGGCAAGCGTAAACGAGGTCGTCCCCACAAAGGTGAGGAGCGACCAAAGGAGACGCGCAGAATCGAACGTCAGTTAGGGATGACCATTCATGAAATGTTAGATGACCTGCCCACGACATGCGATGTCGGGACAAAGAAAAACGCCAAGGGATACAAAGTATCATGGAATGGCTATAAGCTTCATGCTGACGTGGCAGATGGCTGTATTCCAATCAGTTGTTTTCTGAATTCGGCTTCCTTACATGACAGCCAAGTGGCAATACCTCTTGCAACTATGACAGCTGCCCGTGTTACCAGCCTCTACGACCTCATGGACGCTGCTTACGATTGTACCGAGATCAAGGACCACAGCCGGTCGCTCGGTCACGTCCCGATTATAGATATCAATCCACGTACGAAGGAACGGAAAGAAGAGTTGGTACTTGAGAATAAGGCACTCAAAAACGTCGGACACCAACTTTCTGAAGATGTGCGGTATAATGAGCGCACAACCGCTGAACGGTTTAATGGCTGCCTGAAAGAGGAGTTTGGCGGTAATACAGTAAATGTTCGAGGGAATGCAAAGGTAATGTGCCACTTGATGTTTGGTGTGCTAACTCTGACTGTCCATCAACTCATTAGATTTGTCACTTAG